In the Kaistella sp. 97-N-M2 genome, one interval contains:
- a CDS encoding lipoprotein signal peptidase: MKKIALITFIILLIDQISKFYIKTHFNLGESISVFPGFKLTFVENPGMAYGFHFGGLLGKYFLVIVRVFLIGGMVYLFSKWLKEGASNYLLIPMSMIFAGAIGNLIDGMFYGMLFDSGTVYDESIGRWIEYGGISKVVSLGSGYSTFMKGCVVDMLHFPLVDWYVPESWPLLGGKHIEFFKYIFNVADAAITVGAALLLIFRKKAFPHGLDF, translated from the coding sequence ATGAAGAAAATAGCATTAATTACCTTCATCATTCTTTTGATCGATCAGATTTCTAAATTTTATATTAAAACCCACTTTAATTTAGGCGAAAGCATTTCGGTTTTTCCGGGTTTCAAGCTGACTTTTGTCGAAAATCCGGGAATGGCTTATGGCTTTCACTTCGGCGGATTGCTCGGAAAATATTTCCTCGTAATTGTCCGTGTATTTTTAATTGGCGGAATGGTGTACCTTTTCAGCAAATGGCTGAAAGAAGGGGCGAGTAACTATTTACTTATTCCGATGTCGATGATTTTTGCCGGCGCGATCGGTAATTTGATCGACGGCATGTTCTATGGAATGCTTTTCGACAGCGGAACCGTGTACGACGAAAGCATCGGAAGATGGATCGAGTACGGCGGAATCTCGAAGGTAGTTTCCCTCGGAAGTGGTTATTCTACCTTTATGAAGGGCTGCGTGGTCGATATGCTGCATTTTCCGTTGGTCGATTGGTATGTTCCGGAAAGCTGGCCTTTGCTCGGCGGGAAACATATTGAATTTTTCAAATATATTTTCAATGTCGCGGATGCTGCCATAACGGTGGGTGCGGCGCTTTTATTGATCTTCCGAAAAAAAGCTTTTCCGCACGGTCTGGATTTTTAA
- a CDS encoding DUF2683 family protein → MESLIVHPKNQMELNALKDVMKDMGIRYEKFHTRNTKTQPFLTKNTVKKDKPARNFKDKPKTDL, encoded by the coding sequence ATGGAATCACTTATAGTTCATCCCAAAAATCAAATGGAACTTAACGCGTTAAAAGACGTGATGAAAGACATGGGAATCCGGTACGAAAAATTTCACACCAGAAACACGAAAACGCAACCTTTTTTAACCAAAAACACCGTTAAAAAGGACAAACCTGCGAGAAATTTTAAAGACAAACCAAAGACGGATCTGTAA
- a CDS encoding DUF6576 domain-containing protein: MTFVYVLLAVAVIFIYFFRKDIKEKIIPNKEKNYTIDDRFNSDRKDREKEIDRLLSKMGENGVKDLSREDQKRLDELSKK; the protein is encoded by the coding sequence ATGACGTTTGTTTACGTTTTACTTGCCGTGGCGGTGATTTTTATTTACTTTTTTCGGAAAGACATCAAAGAAAAAATTATTCCCAACAAAGAAAAAAATTATACGATAGACGACCGATTCAATTCGGACAGGAAAGACCGGGAAAAAGAGATCGACCGCCTCCTGAGTAAAATGGGAGAAAACGGGGTAAAAGATCTCTCCCGCGAAGACCAAAAACGCCTCGACGAACTTTCTAAAAAATAA
- a CDS encoding TraR/DksA C4-type zinc finger protein produces the protein MDEGRQRYSDSDLVEFKELIQAKIEKAERDLMLIRESFINDQNNGTDDTSPTFKAFEEGAETLSKEQNAILAGRQEKFVRDLKNALVRIQNKTYGICRVTGKLIGKDRLRAVPHATLSIEAKNMQR, from the coding sequence ATGGACGAAGGAAGACAAAGATACAGCGACAGCGATCTGGTAGAGTTCAAAGAATTAATCCAGGCAAAAATAGAAAAAGCAGAACGGGATTTGATGCTCATCCGGGAAAGCTTCATCAACGACCAAAACAATGGTACCGACGATACGTCGCCTACTTTCAAAGCGTTTGAAGAAGGCGCTGAGACACTGAGCAAAGAACAGAATGCTATTTTGGCCGGACGCCAGGAAAAATTTGTGCGCGATCTGAAAAACGCGCTGGTCCGCATTCAAAACAAAACCTACGGCATCTGCAGGGTAACGGGCAAACTCATCGGGAAAGACCGTTTACGGGCGGTGCCACACGCCACCCTGAGCATTGAAGCAAAAAATATGCAGCGGTAA
- a CDS encoding DUF5915 domain-containing protein produces the protein MRQPLQKVMIPVMDAKTKTQILAVSDLIKQEVNVKELQLINADEASHLIVKQIKPNFKTLGSRLGKDMKTVGGAIANLSADQISTLEKDGKMEIQGYEISLDDVDIFTKDIPGWTVANEGKMTVALDLTLTEELKAEGIAREFINRIQNLRKDSGFDLTDRISIELEANSPFETELLNNSTYISEEVLSDKIEIVNSLSNFEEIEIDEKKFNVNIKKMAIIGKEIK, from the coding sequence GTGCGTCAACCGCTTCAAAAGGTAATGATTCCGGTGATGGACGCGAAAACAAAAACGCAGATCTTAGCGGTTTCAGATTTGATTAAGCAGGAAGTTAATGTAAAGGAACTTCAGCTCATCAATGCGGACGAAGCTTCGCACCTCATTGTAAAACAGATCAAACCGAATTTCAAAACTTTAGGTTCCCGACTTGGAAAAGATATGAAAACCGTAGGCGGCGCCATTGCCAACTTGAGCGCGGACCAGATTTCGACCTTAGAAAAGGACGGAAAAATGGAGATTCAGGGTTACGAAATTTCTTTGGATGATGTTGATATTTTCACAAAAGATATTCCCGGCTGGACCGTAGCAAACGAAGGTAAAATGACGGTTGCGCTGGATTTGACTTTAACTGAAGAACTAAAAGCGGAAGGAATTGCAAGAGAGTTTATCAACAGAATTCAAAATTTAAGAAAAGACAGCGGTTTCGACTTAACTGACAGAATTTCAATTGAATTGGAGGCCAATTCGCCCTTTGAAACGGAATTACTCAACAATAGCACATATATTTCAGAAGAAGTGTTGTCAGATAAAATAGAAATTGTAAATTCACTTTCAAATTTTGAGGAAATCGAAATTGATGAGAAAAAATTTAACGTAAACATTAAAAAAATGGCAATTATTGGGAAAGAGATCAAATAA
- the ileS gene encoding isoleucine--tRNA ligase yields the protein MKKFNEYKNLDLTAVAENITQFWAQNETFKKSVEIREGKPEYVFYEGPPSANGMPGIHHVMARALKDIFCRYQTQQGKQVFRKAGWDTHGLPIELGVEKELGITKEDIGKKISVEDYNQACRNAVMRYTDVWNDLTEKIGYWVDLEDPYVTYEPKYMETVWWLLKQLYTKNLLYKGYTIQPYSPAAGTGLSSHELNQPGTYRDVSDTTVVAQFKLKKAPENAGKIWQELSAIAYPEAKIDSAEISENTCGGALHWAEFDAEQPQNNVYFLAWTTTPWTLPSNTALAVGRDIEYVLVKTFNQYTFEPIYIVLARVLLEKNFGKKYFAATDEDFVNYKADDKNIPYQIVKEFTGADLAGTEYEQLIPWFSPAENADKAFRVIIGDFVTTEDGTGIVHIAPTFGADDARVGKENGIPPMLIKDENENLVPLVDLQGKFLEGANVPEIFAGKYIKNEYYDEGTAPEKSWDVELAILLKTENKAFKVEKYVHSYPHCWRTDKPVLYYPLDSWFVKMTAVKNRLVELNENINWKPKSTGEGRFANWLENVNDWNLSRSRYWGIPLPIWRTEDLKEEIIIGSVEELMNEIQKSMAAGFMTKNPFDGFESGNMSEENYAKIDLHKNIVDEIILVSAAGKPMTRETDLIDVWFDSGSMPYAQLHYPFENKEMIDGRKAFPADFIAEGVDQTRGWFYTLHAIGTAVFDSVAYKNVMSNGLVLDKNGQKMSKRLGNAVDPFTTLDKYGPDATRWYMISNANPWENLKFDLEGIDEVRRKFFGTLYNTYSFFALYANVDGFNYSEKDIENRPEIDRWVLSELNLLVKDVTEFYNDYEPTKVARAINNFVNDNLSNWYVRLCRRRFWKGDYSDDKISAYQTLYTCLETIAKISAPIAPFFMDQLYQDLNKITGKNSAESIHLTDFPVADENLIDEDLVEKTHLAQQITSMVFSLRKKKISACVNRFKR from the coding sequence ATGAAGAAGTTTAACGAATATAAAAATCTCGATTTAACCGCGGTTGCCGAGAATATAACGCAATTCTGGGCTCAGAATGAAACTTTTAAAAAATCTGTAGAAATACGCGAAGGAAAACCCGAATATGTTTTTTACGAAGGTCCGCCTTCGGCAAACGGAATGCCCGGCATTCACCACGTTATGGCGAGAGCTTTGAAAGATATTTTTTGCCGCTACCAAACGCAGCAGGGAAAGCAGGTTTTCCGCAAAGCAGGTTGGGACACGCACGGATTACCAATTGAATTAGGCGTAGAAAAAGAACTCGGCATTACAAAAGAAGATATTGGGAAGAAAATTTCTGTCGAAGATTATAATCAGGCTTGCCGTAACGCCGTGATGCGCTACACCGACGTCTGGAATGACCTGACGGAGAAAATCGGTTATTGGGTTGATCTTGAAGATCCGTACGTTACGTACGAACCAAAATACATGGAAACTGTTTGGTGGCTTTTAAAGCAACTCTACACAAAAAATTTGCTCTACAAAGGCTACACCATTCAGCCTTATTCGCCCGCTGCAGGCACGGGTTTGTCTTCCCACGAGCTCAATCAGCCGGGAACGTACCGTGATGTTTCGGACACGACGGTTGTTGCGCAATTTAAACTGAAAAAAGCGCCTGAAAATGCAGGCAAAATATGGCAAGAACTATCAGCAATTGCTTATCCTGAAGCCAAAATTGACAGTGCGGAAATCTCAGAAAACACTTGCGGCGGCGCACTTCATTGGGCAGAATTCGACGCTGAGCAACCTCAAAACAACGTTTATTTTCTTGCCTGGACGACAACGCCCTGGACTTTACCTTCGAACACGGCTTTAGCGGTGGGCAGAGATATCGAATATGTTTTGGTGAAAACCTTCAACCAATACACCTTCGAGCCCATTTACATCGTTTTGGCGAGAGTTCTTTTGGAGAAAAATTTCGGTAAAAAATATTTTGCCGCAACGGATGAGGATTTCGTAAACTACAAAGCCGACGATAAAAATATTCCGTATCAAATTGTAAAAGAATTTACGGGCGCAGATTTAGCGGGGACCGAATACGAACAGTTAATTCCGTGGTTTTCACCAGCAGAAAATGCAGACAAAGCTTTCCGCGTTATCATTGGCGATTTTGTTACCACAGAAGACGGAACCGGAATCGTTCACATTGCGCCGACGTTTGGTGCCGATGATGCTCGCGTAGGTAAGGAAAACGGAATTCCGCCAATGTTGATCAAAGATGAAAACGAAAATCTTGTTCCGTTGGTTGATTTGCAGGGGAAATTTTTGGAAGGTGCAAACGTCCCGGAAATTTTCGCCGGAAAATACATCAAAAACGAATATTACGACGAAGGAACTGCTCCCGAAAAATCCTGGGACGTCGAACTGGCGATTCTTTTAAAGACAGAAAACAAAGCCTTCAAAGTAGAAAAATACGTCCATAGTTATCCGCACTGTTGGCGAACCGACAAACCGGTTTTATATTATCCGCTGGATTCCTGGTTTGTAAAAATGACCGCAGTGAAAAACCGCTTGGTAGAACTGAATGAAAACATCAACTGGAAACCAAAATCTACGGGTGAAGGACGCTTTGCAAACTGGCTGGAAAACGTGAACGACTGGAATCTTTCGCGCTCCAGATATTGGGGAATTCCGTTGCCGATCTGGCGTACGGAAGATTTGAAAGAAGAAATCATCATCGGTTCCGTAGAAGAACTGATGAACGAAATTCAGAAATCGATGGCGGCAGGTTTCATGACAAAAAATCCTTTCGATGGTTTTGAAAGTGGAAATATGTCCGAAGAAAATTATGCAAAAATCGATTTGCACAAAAATATTGTAGACGAAATAATCCTCGTTTCAGCCGCCGGAAAACCGATGACCAGAGAAACCGATCTGATCGATGTTTGGTTCGATTCCGGCTCCATGCCGTATGCGCAGCTGCATTATCCGTTTGAAAACAAGGAAATGATCGACGGGAGAAAAGCCTTTCCCGCAGATTTTATTGCGGAAGGAGTCGACCAAACGCGCGGCTGGTTTTATACGCTTCATGCAATCGGAACGGCAGTTTTCGATTCGGTGGCGTACAAAAACGTTATGTCGAACGGTTTGGTTTTGGATAAAAACGGCCAGAAAATGTCCAAACGGTTGGGTAATGCGGTAGATCCGTTTACAACTTTAGATAAATACGGTCCCGATGCGACGCGCTGGTACATGATCTCCAACGCCAATCCGTGGGAAAATTTAAAGTTTGACTTGGAAGGAATTGATGAAGTACGCAGAAAATTCTTCGGAACTTTATACAATACCTACTCGTTTTTTGCTTTGTATGCGAATGTTGACGGTTTTAACTATTCCGAAAAAGACATCGAAAACCGGCCGGAAATCGACCGTTGGGTTTTATCCGAACTGAATTTACTGGTGAAAGACGTAACCGAGTTTTATAACGATTACGAACCCACGAAAGTGGCACGAGCCATCAATAATTTCGTGAACGATAATTTAAGCAATTGGTACGTAAGGCTTTGCCGAAGAAGATTTTGGAAAGGAGATTATTCTGATGATAAAATTTCTGCCTATCAAACTTTATATACGTGTCTGGAAACGATCGCGAAAATTTCTGCGCCAATTGCGCCTTTTTTCATGGATCAACTTTATCAGGATCTGAACAAAATTACAGGCAAAAATTCCGCGGAATCCATTCACTTAACGGATTTCCCGGTGGCAGACGAAAATCTGATTGATGAGGATCTTGTAGAAAAAACACATTTGGCGCAACAGATTACCTCGATGGTGTTTTCTTTAAGAAAAAAGAAAATATCCGCGTGCGTCAACCGCTTCAAAAGGTAA
- a CDS encoding sensor histidine kinase produces the protein MFASFRTIIERDTYDSILYAVSGGLITLSAYHLAMFFQNRDKSYLLYSSYTFFSLLAYLPMVETGFLKDVNDFFGFDAASKKFFTIVYNCIYFFFFTQFLSVKNTNKTWYRVITMPVLVMLIAAIFSFLLLRVSNIEFFFSGFNKVFIFAIAIQTIISFYILMRLKSKLKYYILVGGVVLFICSVIGERFVRELPWINISRKMGDFIFFMGFFVENLAFSFALGHWQRNNFLEKSSFHQNFIAEMKKNDVLKDSMNLENQKRLRIENEKMRYLQEISDLKLSVLQSQMNPHFIFNALNSIKFYILQNEPEIAAGYLTKFSKIIRTILVATSTKEFTLEQELHTLQVYMDIENLRFNNSIAFTINVAPEIDSQKIKLPPMVLQPFIENAILHGVSSVEDKKIKLEIFLNSHGVEIQIIDNGIGRSKAGNAKPKNKSRPSMGTNIANGMLKNYFGADAYLITYHDLYEDDKPLGTMVVLQIPVPEKSLR, from the coding sequence ATGTTTGCGTCATTTCGTACCATTATTGAGCGGGACACGTACGACAGTATTTTGTACGCTGTGAGCGGCGGCTTAATCACATTGTCGGCTTATCACCTGGCGATGTTTTTTCAGAACCGCGACAAATCTTACCTGCTCTACAGTTCCTATACTTTTTTCTCGCTTTTAGCTTATCTGCCCATGGTGGAAACGGGATTTCTGAAGGATGTAAACGATTTTTTCGGATTCGATGCGGCCTCAAAAAAATTCTTCACCATTGTTTATAACTGCATTTATTTTTTCTTCTTCACCCAGTTTTTAAGCGTAAAAAACACGAACAAAACTTGGTATCGTGTAATCACCATGCCGGTTCTGGTAATGCTGATCGCGGCGATTTTTAGTTTTCTGCTCCTGCGCGTCAGCAATATTGAATTCTTTTTTTCCGGGTTTAATAAAGTTTTCATTTTTGCAATCGCTATACAAACCATCATCTCCTTTTATATTTTGATGAGGCTGAAGAGCAAACTGAAATATTATATTTTGGTTGGCGGCGTCGTTCTGTTTATCTGTTCTGTTATCGGCGAAAGATTTGTTCGGGAGTTGCCCTGGATTAACATCAGCCGAAAAATGGGCGATTTTATCTTTTTCATGGGATTTTTTGTGGAAAACTTAGCGTTTTCTTTTGCGCTGGGCCATTGGCAACGAAACAATTTTCTCGAAAAATCTTCCTTCCATCAAAACTTTATTGCGGAGATGAAGAAAAATGATGTATTAAAAGACAGCATGAATTTGGAAAACCAGAAACGCCTCCGCATCGAAAATGAGAAAATGAGATACCTGCAGGAAATCTCCGACCTAAAACTTTCCGTCCTCCAAAGTCAAATGAATCCGCATTTTATTTTTAATGCTTTAAACTCCATCAAATTTTATATTCTGCAAAACGAACCGGAAATCGCAGCCGGATATTTAACCAAATTTTCAAAAATCATCCGGACCATTCTCGTTGCAACCTCCACGAAAGAATTCACCTTAGAACAGGAACTGCACACACTTCAGGTTTATATGGATATTGAAAATCTGCGTTTTAATAATTCAATTGCATTTACAATCAACGTTGCGCCCGAAATAGATTCCCAAAAGATTAAACTGCCGCCCATGGTTTTACAGCCCTTTATCGAAAATGCCATTCTGCACGGCGTTTCCTCTGTGGAAGACAAAAAAATTAAGCTCGAGATATTTCTCAACTCGCACGGGGTCGAAATTCAAATCATTGATAACGGAATCGGTAGAAGCAAAGCCGGCAACGCAAAACCCAAAAACAAAAGCCGACCCTCAATGGGTACCAATATCGCCAATGGAATGCTAAAAAATTATTTCGGTGCTGATGCTTATCTCATTACTTACCACGACCTGTACGAAGACGACAAACCGCTTGGCACCATGGTGGTTTTGCAAATTCCTGTACCCGAAAAATCCCTGCGCTGA